The following proteins are encoded in a genomic region of Bradyrhizobium sp. SK17:
- a CDS encoding L,D-transpeptidase family protein produces the protein MTHRTLVRALLTSAMLAASALLAGCDSDQISLAQNAKANQPVPPKLVAAMAEKDMDMQSPILIRLFKQEAELEVWKQTRSGQFALLKTYPICRWSGDLGPKVREGDRQAPEGFYSINPSQMNPQSAYYLSFNTGYPNAFDKSLGRTGSELMVHGDCSSRGCYAMTDEQIAEIYSLGRESFFGGQKAFQFQAYPFRMTAVNMAKHRNNPNMPFWKMIKVGNDHFEVTKQEPKVDFCEKKYVFDAAKPADATRDPVFNASAKCPAYVIPEEIASAVREKEQRDDAEMAKLAAKGTPVARLNTGIDGGMNAIFASKIPEGNTGLSEGGDSQALQSMSLARAPGTIPGTVNPPRPNLAVQQEEPVVATTSSTTVARAPSSTPPAGTRVASANASDKSEGFLSSFARKVGIGGTADASQPAARPQPQAPVVAAPARPKVAETKPQSVVRVAPKAEPKQAARPALKPSVTDTAAAAPAAGTGTQLAGSAPVVQSNSFDTRFSAVK, from the coding sequence TTGACTCATCGCACGCTCGTACGCGCGCTTCTGACTTCGGCGATGCTCGCCGCGAGTGCCTTGCTCGCCGGTTGCGACAGCGATCAGATCTCGCTCGCCCAGAACGCCAAGGCCAACCAGCCGGTCCCGCCGAAACTCGTCGCTGCCATGGCCGAAAAGGACATGGATATGCAGTCGCCGATCCTGATCCGCTTGTTCAAGCAGGAGGCCGAGCTCGAGGTCTGGAAGCAGACCCGCTCCGGCCAGTTCGCGCTGCTCAAGACCTATCCGATCTGCCGCTGGTCGGGCGATCTCGGCCCGAAGGTCCGCGAAGGCGATCGCCAGGCGCCCGAAGGGTTCTATTCGATCAACCCCAGCCAGATGAATCCACAGTCGGCCTATTATTTGTCGTTCAACACCGGCTATCCCAACGCCTTCGACAAGTCGCTCGGCCGCACCGGTTCGGAGCTGATGGTGCATGGCGATTGCTCGTCGCGCGGCTGCTACGCGATGACCGACGAGCAGATCGCGGAAATCTATTCGCTCGGCCGCGAATCCTTCTTCGGCGGCCAGAAGGCGTTCCAGTTTCAGGCCTATCCGTTCCGGATGACCGCGGTGAACATGGCCAAGCACCGCAACAACCCGAACATGCCGTTCTGGAAGATGATCAAGGTCGGCAATGATCATTTCGAAGTGACGAAGCAGGAGCCGAAGGTCGACTTCTGCGAGAAGAAGTACGTCTTCGACGCAGCGAAGCCGGCAGACGCGACCCGCGATCCGGTTTTCAATGCCTCGGCGAAGTGCCCGGCCTATGTGATCCCCGAGGAGATCGCGAGCGCTGTGCGCGAGAAGGAACAGCGCGACGACGCCGAGATGGCCAAGCTGGCCGCCAAGGGCACGCCGGTCGCGCGCCTCAACACCGGCATCGACGGCGGCATGAACGCGATCTTCGCCTCGAAGATTCCGGAAGGAAACACCGGTCTCTCCGAAGGCGGCGACAGCCAGGCGCTGCAATCGATGTCGCTCGCCCGCGCGCCCGGCACGATCCCCGGAACGGTCAATCCGCCCCGGCCCAACCTCGCGGTCCAGCAGGAAGAGCCTGTGGTCGCGACGACATCATCGACCACGGTCGCGAGAGCGCCGTCGTCCACCCCGCCGGCCGGCACCCGTGTCGCCTCGGCGAACGCGTCCGACAAGTCGGAAGGCTTCCTCTCCAGCTTCGCGCGCAAGGTCGGCATCGGCGGCACCGCCGATGCGAGCCAGCCGGCCGCCAGGCCCCAACCACAGGCCCCGGTCGTCGCCGCGCCGGCCAGGCCGAAGGTCGCCGAGACAAAACCGCAATCCGTGGTTCGCGTCGCACCGAAGGCCGAACCGAAGCAGGCCGCCAGGCCGGCGCTGAAGCCGTCGGTCACCGACACTGCCGCAGCCGCTCCGGCCGCAGGCACCGGCACTCAGCTCGCCGGCTCCGCGCCGGTGGTGCAGTCCAACTCGTTCGACACCCGCTTCTCGGCGGTGAAGTAG
- a CDS encoding helix-turn-helix transcriptional regulator, producing MAHADPIGLCFCEPWRTLVQPGWCMEPFDQERITRALAAAAVDPSLWTEALETASKCTGSFGAVLFPLVGALPFVSSAPAMEKSWNLYVEDGWIDRDERYRAEAKLLRDGVVTDDDCLPAEVRKRSPYYQDFLGACNLTDWAGVRVGRGEFVWVLSIQRTRDQGPFSATELSGLAALSNTFDSVVQTGAALGLARAEAALDAFDFSERAAILLDRRGSAVRANAAAERLIGEDLGISAGRIFCQDAEANEQLAGAIKTLLWSQTTSTVPPVVLPKRSGGKLVIYPMRLPGLTRSPLSAFHGILVISDTDAPYAAATATFSEVFDLTAAEARLAVAIATGKDLNSFSVERRLSKETVRNQLKSIFLKTGTNRQAQLAVMFSTLVPKK from the coding sequence TTGGCGCACGCTGACCCGATTGGGCTATGTTTTTGCGAGCCTTGGCGGACTTTGGTCCAACCGGGATGGTGCATGGAACCGTTTGATCAGGAACGGATCACGCGTGCCTTGGCCGCCGCCGCGGTCGATCCCTCGCTTTGGACCGAGGCGCTCGAGACAGCTTCCAAATGCACGGGATCATTTGGCGCCGTCCTGTTCCCGCTGGTTGGGGCGCTGCCGTTCGTCTCGTCCGCCCCTGCGATGGAGAAGAGCTGGAATCTCTACGTCGAGGATGGTTGGATCGATCGGGATGAACGCTACCGCGCGGAGGCCAAGCTGTTGCGCGACGGCGTGGTGACGGATGATGATTGCCTGCCCGCCGAGGTCCGCAAGCGGTCGCCCTACTATCAGGACTTCCTCGGGGCCTGCAATCTGACCGACTGGGCCGGCGTGCGGGTCGGTCGCGGCGAATTCGTCTGGGTGCTGAGCATTCAGCGAACCCGCGACCAGGGGCCGTTTTCCGCGACCGAATTGAGTGGGCTCGCCGCATTGTCGAATACGTTCGACTCGGTTGTCCAGACCGGCGCAGCACTCGGATTGGCCAGGGCGGAGGCCGCGCTCGATGCATTCGATTTTTCCGAGCGCGCCGCGATCCTGCTCGATCGGCGGGGAAGCGCGGTCCGCGCCAATGCCGCGGCCGAGCGCCTGATTGGAGAGGACCTCGGCATATCCGCAGGGCGGATCTTCTGCCAGGATGCCGAAGCCAACGAGCAACTGGCGGGTGCCATCAAGACGCTGCTGTGGAGCCAGACGACTTCGACGGTGCCACCGGTCGTGCTGCCCAAGAGGTCGGGCGGCAAGCTCGTCATCTATCCGATGCGGCTTCCCGGGCTGACGCGTTCTCCGCTGTCAGCATTTCACGGAATCCTGGTCATCTCGGATACCGATGCGCCGTACGCCGCCGCGACGGCAACCTTCAGCGAGGTGTTCGATCTGACGGCCGCCGAGGCGCGCCTTGCGGTGGCAATCGCCACCGGCAAGGACCTCAATTCGTTCTCCGTCGAACGACGGCTCTCGAAGGAGACGGTGCGCAACCAGCTCAAGTCGATCTTCCTGAAGACCGGGACCAACCGCCAGGCGCAACTGGCGGTGATGTTCTCGACCCTCGTCCCGAAGAAGTGA
- a CDS encoding nuclear transport factor 2 family protein: MDDQATRAALQRHWDASDASDFEREHDIYREDAVLDYPQSGERIRGRRKIQESRTVQPNTKRFTIRRMIGSGDLWVTEFVLTYDGRPSYVVSIMEFRDGLVAHETQYFADAFDPGPSRAHLVERQ, translated from the coding sequence ATGGACGATCAAGCCACGCGAGCGGCGCTGCAGCGCCATTGGGACGCTTCGGACGCGAGCGATTTCGAGCGCGAGCACGACATCTACCGGGAGGATGCCGTGCTCGACTATCCGCAATCGGGCGAACGGATCCGCGGCCGACGCAAGATCCAGGAGAGCCGGACGGTCCAGCCGAACACGAAGCGATTCACGATCCGGCGCATGATCGGCAGCGGCGACCTCTGGGTCACCGAATTCGTGCTGACCTATGACGGCAGGCCATCCTATGTGGTCAGCATCATGGAATTCCGCGACGGGCTGGTCGCGCACGAAACGCAGTACTTCGCCGACGCGTTCGATCCCGGACCGTCGCGCGCGCATCTTGTCGAGCGCCAATGA
- a CDS encoding flavin monoamine oxidase family protein: MIGTATSTAVLYQAMSSLGHAAESDFTDPIKLQGAPKGASVVVLGAGLAGMTAALELSKAGYKVTVLEYRERAGGRSWTLRGGDTYTELGGFSQTCNFDKGLYINPGPWRIPYHHRALLYYCGLLGVKLEAFVEHNANAYLHRSAAFGGKPQRWRHIMSDFNGYTSELLAKAANADKLDEPVSKEDREILLEALRTWGALDKNYKYSAATASALRGNDKDPGGGPDGAPTPSTPIAGNDILRSRLWSYLNFPLSYEYGQTLFQPVGGMGRIADAFASKVGHLIKFNVKVTEIAQGNDGVTVSYSGAKGDGPVQKLKADWCVCTIPLSVLSQIKANFSPKMQSAIEAVPYAPSTKVGLQFKRRFWEQDEAIYGGISFTDLPIGQISYPSTDYLSPGKGVLLGAYVFGVAGVEFTALAPEDRVKRALEHGSKLHPQMTKEFDNGIAVSWHRVPWTLGCFGMWKEDTRRDHYKNLCDIDGRIVLAGEHCSYVNAWQEGAILSSLSAIERLHKRAVGGN; this comes from the coding sequence ATGATCGGCACCGCCACGAGTACAGCGGTGCTGTATCAGGCGATGAGCAGTCTTGGACATGCCGCGGAGTCCGACTTTACCGATCCGATCAAACTCCAGGGAGCGCCGAAGGGCGCGTCGGTCGTCGTCCTCGGCGCGGGCCTAGCCGGCATGACGGCCGCGCTCGAATTGAGCAAGGCCGGCTACAAGGTCACGGTGCTGGAATATCGCGAGCGGGCCGGCGGCCGCAGTTGGACACTGCGCGGCGGCGACACCTACACCGAGCTCGGCGGCTTCTCGCAAACCTGCAATTTCGACAAGGGGCTCTATATCAATCCCGGTCCGTGGCGCATCCCCTATCATCACCGCGCCCTGCTTTACTATTGCGGGCTGCTTGGCGTGAAGCTGGAGGCTTTTGTCGAACACAACGCCAATGCCTATCTGCATCGCAGCGCCGCCTTTGGCGGCAAGCCGCAACGCTGGCGCCATATCATGTCCGACTTCAACGGCTATACATCGGAGTTGCTGGCGAAGGCGGCCAATGCCGACAAGCTCGATGAGCCCGTGAGCAAGGAAGACCGGGAAATCCTGCTCGAAGCGCTGCGCACCTGGGGAGCGCTCGACAAGAACTACAAATACAGCGCGGCCACCGCAAGCGCGCTGCGCGGCAACGACAAGGATCCCGGCGGCGGCCCCGACGGCGCACCGACGCCGTCCACCCCGATCGCGGGCAACGACATCCTGCGATCGCGGCTGTGGAGTTATCTGAACTTCCCGCTCTCCTACGAATACGGACAGACCCTGTTCCAGCCGGTCGGCGGCATGGGGAGGATTGCGGACGCCTTTGCAAGCAAGGTCGGCCATCTCATCAAGTTCAACGTCAAGGTCACCGAGATTGCCCAGGGCAATGACGGCGTCACCGTCAGCTATTCCGGCGCAAAGGGCGACGGCCCGGTGCAGAAGCTCAAGGCCGACTGGTGCGTCTGCACGATTCCGCTTTCGGTTCTCAGCCAGATCAAGGCCAACTTCTCGCCCAAGATGCAGAGCGCCATCGAGGCGGTGCCCTACGCGCCGTCCACCAAGGTCGGTCTACAGTTCAAGCGCCGTTTCTGGGAGCAGGACGAGGCGATCTATGGCGGCATCAGCTTCACCGACCTGCCGATCGGGCAGATCTCCTACCCCAGCACGGATTATCTGAGCCCCGGCAAGGGCGTGTTGCTCGGCGCCTATGTGTTCGGCGTCGCCGGGGTCGAGTTCACCGCGCTGGCGCCGGAAGACCGCGTCAAGCGCGCGCTCGAACATGGCAGCAAGCTGCATCCCCAGATGACGAAGGAGTTCGACAACGGCATCGCCGTGTCCTGGCATCGCGTGCCCTGGACGCTGGGTTGCTTCGGGATGTGGAAAGAGGATACGCGGCGCGACCACTACAAGAACTTGTGCGACATCGATGGCCGCATCGTGCTCGCCGGCGAGCATTGCTCCTATGTCAACGCCTGGCAGGAGGGCGCCATCCTGTCCTCGCTCTCCGCTATCGAACGCCTGCACAAGCGCGCGGTTGGAGGAAACTGA
- a CDS encoding cytochrome c — MASNGTSLRDLPAVRRAPQCFAIGLMVMAAISFPARTGLADSAGVVGANNFAAKDGKTLYATICQGCHMPNGKGAVGAGAYPALASNKNLESAGYPIYLVLYGQKAMPGFGGFLDDDQVAAVVNYVRSNFGNSYTDKVSGDDVKSNRQPNAIYSTLD, encoded by the coding sequence ATGGCGAGCAACGGCACTTCACTTCGTGATCTCCCCGCAGTACGGCGCGCACCCCAATGCTTCGCGATCGGCCTCATGGTGATGGCGGCGATCAGCTTTCCCGCACGAACGGGCCTTGCGGATTCGGCCGGCGTGGTCGGCGCCAATAACTTCGCAGCCAAGGATGGCAAGACGCTCTATGCCACCATCTGCCAGGGCTGCCATATGCCGAACGGCAAGGGCGCGGTCGGCGCAGGCGCTTATCCCGCGCTTGCCAGCAACAAGAATCTCGAGAGCGCGGGCTATCCGATCTATCTCGTTCTCTACGGGCAGAAAGCCATGCCGGGCTTCGGCGGCTTCCTGGATGACGACCAGGTCGCGGCGGTCGTGAACTATGTCCGCAGCAATTTCGGCAACAGCTACACCGACAAGGTCTCCGGCGATGACGTGAAGTCGAACCGCCAGCCGAACGCCATCTACTCCACACTGGACTGA
- a CDS encoding RidA family protein produces the protein MRLTTAAAAVILLATQASVVRADDIVRHKIPNSSFPISLAVEVPAGKTTVYLSGVVPSVADEKADKNSVAAYGDTTAQTVSVFKSINTTLESLHLKMSDVIKMQVFLVGDPAKGGKMDFAGFMAGYTQFFGTAAQPNLPSRSVVQVAGLANSGFLVEIEVVAIRP, from the coding sequence ATGAGACTCACCACCGCGGCCGCCGCCGTGATACTGCTCGCCACGCAGGCGTCCGTCGTCAGAGCCGACGATATCGTCCGCCACAAGATTCCGAATTCAAGCTTTCCGATCTCGCTGGCGGTCGAGGTTCCGGCAGGTAAGACGACCGTGTACCTTAGCGGCGTAGTGCCGAGCGTTGCCGACGAGAAGGCTGACAAGAATTCCGTCGCAGCCTATGGCGACACCACGGCTCAAACCGTATCGGTGTTCAAGTCGATCAACACCACGCTCGAAAGCCTCCATCTCAAGATGAGCGACGTCATCAAGATGCAAGTCTTCCTGGTCGGCGATCCCGCCAAGGGCGGCAAGATGGACTTTGCCGGCTTCATGGCGGGCTATACCCAGTTCTTCGGCACCGCGGCGCAGCCGAACCTGCCGTCGCGATCGGTGGTCCAGGTTGCCGGCCTGGCCAATTCGGGCTTCCTGGTCGAGATCGAGGTGGTGGCGATTCGCCCATAA
- a CDS encoding ABC transporter ATP-binding protein — MPLLEAQGISKVFGKLTALDGAALTVGENEFHGLIGPNGSGKSTLMKCVAGAEVPTTGKVSFINTDITAFTPTERARAGMSLKFQITSVLPTLTLYDNILLALQAQSSLFDLVLSRTRRKLHDQVMTMLTQFRLADRAHDAAAALSHGQQQWLEIAMALAGKPRLLLLDEPTGGMSLEERRVTGELLQPIKQHCSLVIVEHDLDFIRDICDRLTVLDQGKVLASGTVAEIQANKNVQEIYLRRA; from the coding sequence ATGCCGCTCCTTGAGGCGCAAGGGATCAGCAAGGTGTTCGGCAAGCTCACCGCGCTCGACGGCGCGGCGCTCACCGTCGGCGAGAACGAGTTTCACGGCCTGATCGGCCCGAACGGCTCGGGCAAGAGCACGCTGATGAAATGCGTCGCCGGGGCCGAGGTGCCGACCACGGGCAAGGTCAGCTTCATCAACACCGACATCACCGCGTTCACGCCGACCGAGCGCGCCCGCGCCGGGATGAGCCTGAAGTTCCAGATCACCTCGGTGCTCCCCACGCTGACGCTGTACGACAACATCCTGCTGGCCTTGCAGGCGCAGTCCTCGTTGTTCGATCTGGTGCTGTCGCGCACCCGCAGGAAGCTGCACGACCAGGTGATGACGATGCTGACCCAGTTCCGGCTCGCCGATCGCGCGCATGATGCCGCGGCAGCGCTGTCTCATGGCCAGCAGCAATGGCTCGAGATCGCGATGGCGCTCGCCGGCAAGCCGCGGCTGTTGCTGCTCGACGAGCCGACCGGCGGCATGAGCCTCGAGGAGCGCCGCGTCACCGGCGAGCTGTTGCAGCCGATCAAGCAGCATTGTTCGCTCGTTATCGTCGAACACGACCTCGATTTCATCCGCGACATCTGCGATCGCCTCACCGTGCTCGACCAGGGCAAGGTGCTGGCGTCCGGTACGGTCGCGGAGATCCAGGCCAACAAGAACGTCCAGGAGATTTATCTTCGCCGTGCCTGA
- a CDS encoding branched-chain amino acid ABC transporter permease, with the protein MGGASEAVARVGEEPDVVTDESAPAASAPAGRASAGWKVLPIVEGLVLLIALVLPWVLQDYLTVFATRVVILALFALSFDLVWGYAGIMSFGQALFFGAAGYGVALLARDLNVTSILLILPAGTLIGLTASLLLGGFLLLGRYPSSVIFVSLGTLTGSYAADRLARGWYYLGGQNGIPSIPPLTLGSYEFEEGAVYYYMVLGILVVAYLLCRFLVRSQFGLALAGLRENEPRIAFFGYKTQHLKAIIFAVGGTIAGLAGSLYAFHEGFVWPNMLGVVFSTQVVLYVLFGGSGTLIGAVIGTVIIEGVSFWLSDNYRDVWPIILGVLLLLVIMFRPLGLISFVLGERERVGSFGKAPNKASKEAGNAAP; encoded by the coding sequence ATGGGTGGAGCAAGCGAGGCCGTCGCACGCGTCGGTGAGGAACCAGATGTCGTGACGGATGAAAGTGCACCGGCCGCAAGCGCGCCGGCGGGACGGGCATCGGCAGGATGGAAGGTCCTGCCGATCGTGGAAGGACTGGTGCTGCTGATCGCACTGGTGCTGCCATGGGTGTTGCAGGACTACCTGACGGTGTTCGCAACCCGCGTGGTGATCCTCGCGCTGTTCGCGCTGTCGTTCGACCTGGTGTGGGGCTATGCCGGCATCATGAGCTTCGGCCAGGCGCTGTTCTTCGGCGCCGCCGGTTACGGCGTGGCACTTCTGGCACGCGACCTCAACGTCACCTCGATCCTCCTGATCCTGCCCGCCGGCACGCTGATCGGGCTCACCGCATCGCTGCTGCTCGGCGGCTTCCTGCTGCTCGGGCGCTATCCCTCGAGCGTGATCTTCGTCTCGCTCGGAACGCTGACCGGCTCCTATGCCGCGGATCGGCTGGCGCGCGGCTGGTACTATCTCGGCGGCCAGAACGGCATCCCGTCGATCCCGCCGCTCACCCTCGGCAGCTACGAATTCGAGGAAGGCGCGGTCTATTACTACATGGTGCTCGGCATCCTCGTGGTCGCCTATCTGCTCTGCCGCTTCCTGGTCCGCTCGCAATTCGGCCTCGCGCTGGCCGGCCTGCGCGAGAACGAGCCGCGCATCGCTTTCTTCGGCTACAAGACGCAGCATCTGAAGGCGATCATCTTCGCGGTCGGCGGCACCATCGCCGGCCTTGCCGGCAGCCTCTATGCCTTCCACGAAGGCTTCGTCTGGCCCAACATGCTGGGCGTCGTGTTCTCGACCCAGGTCGTGCTCTATGTGCTGTTCGGCGGCTCCGGCACCTTGATCGGCGCTGTCATCGGCACCGTGATCATCGAGGGCGTCTCGTTCTGGCTGTCGGACAATTACCGCGACGTCTGGCCGATCATCCTCGGCGTGCTGCTGCTGCTCGTCATCATGTTCCGCCCGCTCGGGCTGATCTCCTTCGTGCTCGGCGAGCGCGAGCGGGTTGGCAGTTTCGGCAAGGCACCCAACAAGGCGTCAAAGGAGGCCGGCAATGCCGCTCCTTGA